From Echinicola jeungdonensis, the proteins below share one genomic window:
- a CDS encoding ThuA domain-containing protein, with translation MALLLSFFSLYHLSAKAQDPQFKALIFSKTEGYRHKSIPDGIQALKLLAQKHVFEVYATEDASIFSEEGLDDFDLVILLNTTGDILNEKQQIAFEKFVQSGKGVVGIHSATDTEYEWEWFNKMIGSQFKNHPAQQTAQIKVKNNNHPASYHLPENWLWTDEWYAFKNFNDQVRVLLELNEETYDPGTKDENPMGMGKFHPISWYHHFDGGRIFYTALGHVKSAYEDEIFLKHVYGGIWWAAKGYPMD, from the coding sequence ATGGCTCTTTTGCTGTCTTTTTTTTCTTTGTATCACTTATCCGCAAAAGCCCAAGATCCCCAGTTTAAAGCTTTGATATTTAGTAAAACGGAAGGATATAGGCATAAATCAATACCTGATGGTATACAAGCCTTGAAGTTACTTGCCCAAAAGCATGTTTTTGAAGTTTACGCTACTGAAGATGCCAGTATTTTCTCTGAGGAAGGCTTAGATGATTTTGATTTGGTGATTTTGTTGAATACAACAGGAGATATTTTAAATGAAAAGCAGCAAATAGCCTTTGAGAAATTTGTTCAAAGTGGAAAAGGGGTAGTAGGCATTCATTCTGCAACGGATACGGAATATGAGTGGGAATGGTTTAATAAAATGATTGGTTCACAATTTAAAAATCACCCTGCTCAACAAACTGCTCAAATTAAAGTGAAAAATAATAATCATCCAGCTTCCTATCACCTTCCTGAAAATTGGCTTTGGACAGACGAATGGTACGCATTCAAAAATTTTAATGATCAAGTTCGTGTGTTGTTGGAGCTTAACGAAGAAACCTATGACCCGGGGACCAAAGATGAAAACCCCATGGGGATGGGGAAATTTCATCCTATATCATGGTATCACCACTTTGATGGTGGGAGGATTTTTTATACCGCTTTAGGCCATGTAAAATCTGCCTATGAAGATGAAATATTTTTGAAACATGTTTATGGAGGAATTTGGTGGGCAGCCAAAGGCTATCCAATGGATTAA
- a CDS encoding alpha/beta hydrolase, which produces MYQKVSFTSTAFYSQSHEPTGQETSIWIIFHGYGQLAPYFLNKFSPLFHNDRLFIAPEATNYAYQKGFSGKVGANWMTKHQREQAIKNNHHFLNAMLSQVLKEFKKTPAIHVLGFSQGAATATRWSVQTPYSIDELVLWGGGFAHDLKIPDTREKLATTKILMVHGKNDPFLSEERLKEQQIILEKVKLKTATLYYPGGHDIYLPLLQELINSSDNPN; this is translated from the coding sequence ATGTACCAAAAAGTTAGCTTTACATCCACTGCCTTTTATTCCCAATCACATGAACCTACCGGTCAGGAAACTTCAATTTGGATAATATTCCACGGTTATGGTCAGCTTGCCCCCTATTTCCTAAACAAATTCTCCCCCCTTTTCCATAATGATCGATTATTTATTGCCCCTGAAGCAACTAATTACGCTTACCAGAAAGGCTTTTCAGGCAAAGTGGGGGCAAACTGGATGACCAAACATCAACGGGAACAGGCCATTAAAAACAATCATCATTTTCTTAATGCAATGCTTAGCCAGGTATTAAAGGAATTTAAAAAAACTCCTGCCATCCATGTTTTAGGTTTTTCACAGGGAGCAGCAACTGCCACCCGATGGTCAGTTCAGACACCATATTCTATAGATGAATTGGTACTTTGGGGTGGGGGTTTTGCCCATGACCTTAAAATCCCAGATACCAGAGAAAAATTAGCAACAACCAAAATTCTTATGGTACATGGGAAAAACGACCCCTTTCTTTCAGAGGAACGGTTAAAGGAACAACAAATAATCCTGGAAAAGGTTAAGCTTAAAACCGCAACACTATATTACCCTGGAGGCCATGACATTTATTTGCCCTTATTACAGGAATTAATTAATTCCTCAGACAATCCAAATTAA
- a CDS encoding cytidine deaminase, with translation MSKKIVENIILMQYHWEELEVADKALISKAKKALEHAYAPYSHFQVGAAVLLENGTFLTGNNQENASFPTGICAERVVLSYANANYPETRPLKIAIAAKAKNSRNHQTIFPCGICRQTIAEVEQKFKFPIKILLLCDNEEVLIAEGIDQLLPFKFSDFIAR, from the coding sequence ATGAGTAAAAAAATAGTCGAAAACATCATCTTGATGCAATACCATTGGGAAGAATTGGAAGTTGCAGATAAGGCGTTAATAAGTAAAGCAAAAAAAGCACTTGAGCATGCTTATGCTCCCTATTCTCATTTCCAGGTAGGGGCAGCGGTCCTTTTGGAAAACGGAACTTTTCTAACTGGAAACAACCAGGAAAATGCTTCATTTCCAACTGGAATATGTGCGGAAAGGGTAGTTTTAAGTTATGCCAATGCCAATTACCCGGAAACTCGGCCTTTGAAAATTGCCATAGCAGCAAAGGCCAAAAATTCCAGAAATCACCAAACGATTTTTCCCTGTGGTATTTGCAGACAGACCATAGCCGAAGTGGAGCAAAAATTTAAATTCCCTATAAAAATCCTACTTTTGTGTGATAATGAAGAAGTGTTGATTGCTGAAGGAATTGACCAATTGCTGCCCTTTAAATTTTCAGATTTTATTGCAAGATAG
- a CDS encoding saccharopine dehydrogenase C-terminal domain-containing protein — protein sequence MKTILIIGAGKSATVLIDYLLANAVKKERKVIIADHHLDHLSEKINQNPLCEGIRLELNDENFREQLISKADVVISMLPANLHPVVAKDCLRLGKHFFSASYESSEMREMAEEVKAKGLFFLNECGLDPGIDHMSAMKIIDDEKEKGNEITLFKSYCGGLVTPESEGDNPWKYKFSWNPRNVVLAGQGVSRFLMNGKFKFIPYHMLFRRTDLIKFKAVGNFDGYANRDSLGYRQVYGLENIPTIIRGTLRREGFCKSWDVLVQLGLTDNSFQMDLPRDFTHRMFINAFLPFHATRSIEEKIVSLLPWVDQEILDKISWLGLLSDEMLPRFKGSPAKILQDILENKWAMEPDDKDMVVMQHHFEVECQKGTKEITSSLVIKGEDREHTAMAKTVGLPLFLAVDLFLEGEIKLKGLHLPTLKEIYEPILEGLEKHGIVFDEEVNWKKSNEKAN from the coding sequence ATGAAAACCATTCTGATCATAGGGGCTGGCAAATCAGCAACCGTATTGATTGATTATTTATTGGCAAATGCTGTCAAAAAGGAGCGAAAAGTAATTATTGCTGACCATCACTTGGACCATTTGTCAGAAAAAATTAATCAAAACCCCTTATGTGAAGGGATAAGGTTGGAATTGAATGATGAAAATTTTAGAGAGCAATTGATATCGAAGGCCGATGTGGTTATTTCCATGTTGCCCGCCAATTTACACCCTGTAGTTGCAAAAGACTGCCTTCGACTTGGAAAACACTTTTTTTCAGCCTCCTATGAATCTTCTGAGATGAGGGAAATGGCAGAGGAGGTTAAAGCCAAAGGCTTGTTTTTTCTCAATGAATGTGGCTTAGATCCGGGTATTGACCATATGTCAGCCATGAAAATAATTGATGATGAAAAGGAAAAAGGAAATGAAATCACCCTTTTTAAATCCTATTGTGGAGGATTGGTGACCCCAGAAAGTGAAGGTGATAATCCCTGGAAATATAAATTCAGTTGGAATCCCCGGAATGTGGTGCTGGCAGGGCAAGGTGTGTCCAGGTTTTTAATGAATGGTAAATTTAAATTTATCCCATATCACATGCTATTCAGGCGGACAGACCTGATCAAATTTAAAGCGGTGGGGAATTTTGATGGATATGCCAATAGGGATTCCTTAGGGTACAGGCAAGTTTATGGTTTGGAAAATATACCAACCATAATTCGGGGAACCCTTCGTAGGGAGGGGTTTTGTAAAAGTTGGGATGTTTTGGTTCAGCTTGGCCTGACAGATAATTCATTTCAAATGGACTTGCCTAGAGATTTTACCCATAGAATGTTCATCAATGCCTTTTTGCCTTTTCATGCAACCCGGTCCATAGAGGAGAAGATTGTCAGTTTATTACCTTGGGTGGACCAGGAAATTTTAGATAAAATCAGTTGGCTTGGTCTTTTGAGTGATGAAATGTTGCCCAGGTTTAAAGGAAGTCCAGCAAAAATTCTGCAGGATATTTTGGAAAATAAATGGGCTATGGAGCCCGATGATAAGGATATGGTGGTAATGCAGCATCATTTTGAGGTGGAATGCCAAAAAGGAACAAAAGAAATTACTTCCAGTTTGGTGATAAAAGGAGAAGACAGAGAGCATACAGCAATGGCTAAAACGGTAGGCTTACCATTATTCTTGGCGGTGGATTTGTTTTTGGAAGGTGAAATAAAGCTTAAGGGGCTTCATTTACCCACCTTGAAAGAAATTTATGAGCCCATATTGGAAGGCTTAGAAAAGCATGGGATTGTTTTTGATGAAGAAGTCAATTGGAAGAAATCAAATGAGAAAGCTAATTGA
- a CDS encoding tRNA1(Val) (adenine(37)-N6)-methyltransferase: protein MPNPYFKFKQFTIHQDRCAMKVSTDAVVLGAIANQENPKYILDIGAGTGVIALMMAQRFSNAHIKAVETDEPAYHQALENITDSPWKNSIQLDHKPFQEFLGQSQGQFDLIVSNPPYFPNHNKSTNAQRNLALHNDGLPFGDLIKGVNKLLAKEGQFWVILPPQQMKELEKIAKFFQLSPSHSIALKDRPDTKTLRLIQSFSYQNYPSKTETLCIKNEDFSYSEPYSNLLKDFLLIF from the coding sequence ATGCCCAACCCCTATTTCAAATTTAAGCAATTTACCATCCACCAGGATCGATGTGCCATGAAGGTAAGCACCGATGCAGTCGTTTTGGGAGCAATTGCCAATCAGGAAAACCCTAAATACATTTTGGATATAGGTGCAGGAACCGGAGTAATAGCTCTTATGATGGCCCAAAGGTTCTCTAATGCCCATATCAAGGCCGTTGAAACAGATGAGCCCGCTTATCATCAAGCTCTGGAAAACATTACAGATAGCCCTTGGAAAAACAGCATACAATTGGACCATAAGCCATTTCAAGAATTTTTAGGGCAATCTCAGGGACAGTTTGACCTAATTGTAAGCAATCCCCCCTATTTCCCTAATCACAACAAATCCACAAATGCACAGAGAAACCTTGCCCTTCACAATGATGGCCTACCCTTTGGGGATTTGATCAAAGGAGTGAACAAATTGTTAGCAAAAGAAGGACAATTTTGGGTTATCCTTCCTCCCCAGCAAATGAAAGAATTGGAAAAAATCGCAAAGTTTTTTCAATTATCTCCAAGCCATTCTATTGCATTAAAAGACAGGCCAGACACAAAAACACTCCGTTTGATCCAATCCTTTTCTTACCAAAACTATCCTTCAAAAACCGAAACCCTTTGCATCAAAAATGAAGATTTCAGTTATTCTGAGCCCTACAGTAATTTGTTAAAGGATTTTTTATTGATTTTTTGA
- the rnhA gene encoding ribonuclease HI, with protein MITIYTDGAAKGNPGNGGYGTILQYKQHEKELSEGFRLTTNNRMELLAVIKGLEAIKVEGIPVKIYSDSKYVVDAVTKGWLWGWHKKGFKGKKNEDLWRRYIPLHNKYKPQFHWVKGHAGHPENERCDQLAVNAAESGQLQIDKGYENGQV; from the coding sequence ATGATCACAATTTATACAGATGGGGCTGCCAAAGGAAATCCCGGAAATGGGGGGTATGGAACCATCCTCCAATACAAACAGCATGAAAAAGAATTGTCCGAGGGTTTTCGCCTAACTACTAATAACCGCATGGAATTATTGGCAGTGATCAAAGGGCTGGAAGCCATCAAGGTGGAAGGTATTCCTGTAAAAATTTATTCGGACAGCAAATACGTAGTGGATGCGGTCACCAAAGGTTGGCTTTGGGGCTGGCACAAAAAAGGCTTTAAGGGCAAAAAAAATGAGGATCTTTGGAGGCGATATATCCCCTTGCACAATAAATACAAACCCCAATTCCACTGGGTAAAAGGCCATGCCGGTCATCCAGAAAATGAGCGTTGTGACCAATTGGCTGTCAATGCAGCAGAATCAGGACAATTACAAATTGATAAGGGCTATGAAAATGGTCAAGTCTAA
- a CDS encoding aminotransferase class V-fold PLP-dependent enzyme — protein sequence MISFSPGPSKVYDQLPVYMKEAYEQGILSASHRSATFMNLYQETETLFKEKLHVPEDYKLLFTSSATENWEIIAQSIVEKTSFHIYSGSFGKKWLSFASHLNPETASIKLDTETEVDVQNLEIGEQFDLIAITQNETSNATEVRQELIKQIGEKYPEKMIAVDTTSSMAGIELDFSLADIWYASVQKCFGLPAGLGILILSPKAIEKCERKGESGRYNSLSFMLENAAKYQTHYTPNVFGIYLLNRSLQDRPEIQETDQVTRERMSKLEDTIANSEKLMMLVQNPDTRSKTVMGISGKEEFIQEIKKAAEKKGMQMGSGYGPLKPTSFRIANFPAVTDEEFEKLLKFLREY from the coding sequence ATGATTTCATTTTCTCCGGGACCATCCAAGGTTTATGACCAATTACCCGTTTACATGAAAGAAGCATACGAGCAAGGCATTTTAAGTGCCAGCCACAGAAGTGCAACTTTTATGAACCTCTACCAGGAAACCGAGACTTTGTTCAAGGAAAAACTCCATGTACCTGAGGATTACAAACTACTTTTCACTTCCAGTGCTACGGAAAATTGGGAAATCATTGCCCAATCGATCGTAGAAAAAACCAGTTTCCACATTTATTCAGGATCATTTGGAAAAAAATGGTTGAGCTTTGCCAGCCATTTAAACCCGGAAACTGCCTCCATTAAATTGGATACTGAAACAGAAGTGGATGTTCAGAATTTGGAAATTGGAGAACAATTTGACCTGATCGCTATCACCCAAAATGAAACTTCAAATGCCACTGAGGTCCGTCAGGAATTGATCAAACAAATCGGGGAAAAATATCCTGAAAAAATGATCGCTGTGGACACCACTTCTTCCATGGCAGGAATTGAACTGGATTTTTCATTGGCAGATATTTGGTATGCCTCCGTTCAAAAATGTTTTGGACTGCCAGCAGGATTGGGCATTTTGATCCTTTCCCCCAAGGCCATTGAAAAATGTGAAAGAAAAGGAGAATCTGGCAGATACAACAGTTTGAGTTTTATGCTTGAAAATGCTGCAAAATATCAGACCCATTATACCCCCAATGTTTTTGGTATATATTTGCTGAACAGAAGTCTCCAGGACAGACCTGAGATTCAGGAAACGGACCAAGTTACTAGAGAAAGAATGTCCAAGTTGGAGGATACCATTGCGAACTCTGAAAAATTGATGATGTTGGTGCAGAACCCTGATACCCGCAGTAAAACCGTCATGGGTATTTCTGGGAAGGAGGAATTTATTCAGGAGATCAAAAAGGCCGCTGAAAAGAAAGGGATGCAAATGGGCAGTGGTTATGGTCCACTTAAACCTACCAGCTTCCGAATTGCCAATTTCCCCGCCGTTACTGATGAGGAATTTGAAAAGCTCTTAAAATTCCTGCGGGAATATTAA
- the aroQ gene encoding type II 3-dehydroquinate dehydratase: MKILIINGPNLNLLGKREPEIYGSKSFEDFFEELKGQFADIELSYYQSNVEGELVNKIHEAGFTYDGILLNAGAYTHTSVAISDAIAGVTTPVLEIHISNIYKREEFRHKSIISKECIGMISGLGLKSYQLGIQYFLPS, translated from the coding sequence TTGAAAATACTTATCATCAACGGGCCCAACCTCAACCTACTAGGTAAAAGGGAACCTGAAATTTATGGTAGCAAGTCTTTTGAAGATTTCTTTGAGGAATTGAAAGGCCAATTCGCCGACATTGAATTATCTTATTACCAAAGTAATGTTGAGGGGGAGTTAGTCAATAAGATCCACGAAGCAGGCTTTACCTACGATGGCATTTTATTAAATGCAGGAGCCTACACCCATACTTCTGTTGCCATTTCAGATGCAATTGCAGGAGTGACCACACCAGTATTGGAAATCCATATTTCCAATATCTATAAAAGAGAGGAATTTAGGCATAAAAGCATCATTTCTAAAGAATGTATTGGGATGATTTCCGGATTAGGGCTCAAAAGTTACCAATTAGGCATTCAGTATTTTCTTCCATCTTAA
- the xerD gene encoding site-specific tyrosine recombinase XerD — protein sequence MTNNWEKYIKQFRYYLKMERSLSDNSIQAYVRDIEKLYGFIQDHFPNINPEEIQFEVLRKFVQQLGALEVSVFTQARVISGIKAFFRFLMYEELIAEDPSVLLETPKVGRKLPDTLNYQEIVQMLEGVQLGEPEGHRNRAILEMLYSSGLRVSELTELKLGQVYEDIGFLRIIGKGNKERLVPIGSDALKYLKIYLEEIRKHQKIAKDHEEFVFLNRRGKKLTRVMVYLIIKNLADAVGIRKKVSPHTFRHSFATHLIEGGADLRVVQEMLGHESITTTEIYTHLDRDYLRQVLTDCHPRK from the coding sequence ATGACTAATAATTGGGAAAAATATATCAAACAATTTAGGTATTACCTTAAAATGGAACGCTCACTAAGTGATAATTCTATTCAGGCTTATGTCAGGGATATTGAAAAGTTGTATGGGTTTATCCAAGATCATTTTCCAAATATTAACCCTGAGGAAATTCAATTTGAAGTCCTCAGAAAATTTGTCCAACAATTAGGTGCTCTGGAAGTATCCGTCTTCACACAGGCAAGGGTAATTTCCGGGATAAAGGCATTTTTTAGGTTTTTAATGTATGAGGAGCTCATTGCTGAAGATCCATCCGTTTTGTTGGAAACCCCAAAAGTGGGAAGAAAGCTACCTGATACATTAAATTATCAGGAAATTGTCCAAATGCTGGAGGGAGTCCAACTGGGAGAGCCGGAAGGTCACCGCAACAGGGCTATTTTAGAGATGCTATACAGTAGTGGATTGAGGGTTTCTGAGCTTACTGAATTGAAACTAGGACAAGTGTATGAGGATATTGGTTTTTTGAGAATAATCGGGAAGGGAAATAAGGAGAGATTGGTGCCCATAGGAAGTGATGCGTTAAAATATCTGAAAATTTATCTTGAGGAAATCAGAAAGCATCAAAAGATCGCAAAAGATCATGAAGAATTTGTTTTTCTTAATAGGAGAGGGAAGAAATTGACCCGCGTAATGGTGTATTTGATTATCAAAAATCTGGCGGATGCAGTAGGGATTAGAAAGAAAGTTAGCCCCCACACCTTTAGGCATAGTTTTGCCACCCATTTGATTGAAGGGGGAGCTGATTTGAGGGTTGTTCAGGAGATGCTTGGACATGAAAGCATCACCACTACCGAAATATATACCCACTTGGATAGGGATTATTTGAGGCAAGTATTAACCGATTGTCATCCAAGAAAATAA
- a CDS encoding c-type cytochrome gives MKNVLKFLMYAMVIIAVIVIGALAYIQWGFPKVEEAPEMVVEGSPELISRGEYLAHHVMLCMDCHAERDFSLYAGPPIPETLGAGGERFDRSMGFPGVFFSANITPAGIGDYTDGELFRLITTGVKNDGEPIFPVMPYQNYGRMDEEDIKAVIAYIRTLKPVQKEHPKSEVDFPVNFILRTMPSPADPQTRPEEKDIIKYGEYLVNAAACGDCHTKFEKGEFTGPFLAGGREFMFPNGTVIRTPNLTKDKTGLGNWSKQQFVARFKSYDPATYKPNKINQGEFQTIMPWIMYAGMKESDLGAIYDYLMSLEPVENEVLRVSFAE, from the coding sequence ATGAAAAATGTTTTAAAATTTTTGATGTATGCAATGGTGATAATTGCTGTGATTGTGATTGGAGCCTTGGCTTATATTCAATGGGGCTTTCCCAAAGTGGAGGAGGCTCCAGAGATGGTTGTTGAAGGTTCTCCTGAACTAATTTCTAGAGGGGAATATTTGGCGCACCATGTGATGCTCTGTATGGATTGCCATGCGGAGAGGGACTTTAGTCTTTATGCAGGACCTCCAATTCCGGAAACTTTGGGTGCAGGAGGAGAAAGGTTTGATAGATCGATGGGCTTTCCAGGAGTTTTTTTTTCAGCCAATATTACTCCAGCGGGAATAGGGGATTATACTGATGGGGAGTTGTTTCGGTTAATCACCACAGGGGTGAAAAACGATGGTGAGCCCATTTTTCCGGTGATGCCGTATCAAAATTATGGGAGGATGGATGAAGAAGATATTAAAGCGGTTATTGCTTATATCAGGACCTTGAAGCCGGTGCAAAAAGAACATCCTAAATCCGAAGTGGATTTTCCTGTGAATTTTATTTTGAGGACCATGCCCAGTCCTGCAGATCCCCAAACTAGGCCTGAAGAGAAGGATATAATAAAATATGGTGAGTATTTGGTCAACGCTGCCGCATGTGGAGATTGCCATACAAAATTTGAAAAGGGGGAATTTACAGGTCCTTTTTTGGCTGGAGGCCGGGAATTTATGTTTCCTAATGGTACCGTCATTAGGACCCCTAACCTTACCAAAGACAAAACCGGATTGGGAAACTGGTCAAAACAGCAGTTTGTAGCCCGATTTAAATCCTATGACCCCGCAACATACAAGCCAAATAAGATTAATCAAGGCGAATTTCAGACCATAATGCCCTGGATCATGTATGCAGGCATGAAAGAAAGCGATTTGGGAGCTATTTATGATTATTTAATGTCTTTGGAACCTGTGGAAAATGAAGTGTTGAGAGTTTCGTTTGCAGAATAA
- a CDS encoding quinone-dependent dihydroorotate dehydrogenase, with protein sequence MYKSFLKPILFRKGPEKAHHFTFSLTKLTFNLPLVKNFIKGAYSFDHPQLEKEVFGLKFKNPIGLAAGFDKDAKLIDEMAMLGFGFIEIGTLTPKPQPGNPQPRLFRLPQDESLINRMGFNNGGVEDAILRLRKRKSRVLIGGNIGKNKVTPNEEAVNDYLQCLEALHPYVDYFVVNVSSPNTPNLRDLQEKEPLKKLLLAIKEKNDQMPHPKPVLLKIAPDLTEGQLDDIIEIVQESKIDGVIATNTTIDRSKLETPKEQVESIGSGGLSGKVLAARSTEVIRYLSEKSGGSFPIIGVGGIFSAEDAIEKLQAGASLVQVYSGMIYEGPGLVKKIKKGLLKYYQS encoded by the coding sequence GTGTATAAATCCTTCCTGAAACCGATTTTATTCCGAAAAGGACCTGAAAAAGCTCATCATTTTACATTTTCACTCACCAAATTGACTTTTAACCTTCCCCTGGTAAAAAATTTCATTAAAGGTGCCTATAGTTTTGATCACCCCCAATTGGAGAAGGAAGTTTTTGGTTTAAAGTTTAAAAACCCAATAGGCTTGGCGGCAGGATTTGATAAAGATGCTAAATTGATTGATGAAATGGCCATGCTGGGATTTGGTTTTATTGAAATAGGAACCTTAACCCCTAAACCCCAGCCAGGTAATCCCCAGCCCCGCTTATTCAGATTGCCTCAGGATGAATCTTTGATCAACCGAATGGGCTTTAACAATGGAGGTGTAGAGGATGCCATACTTCGTTTGCGGAAAAGGAAGTCAAGGGTACTTATTGGAGGTAATATTGGAAAAAACAAGGTAACCCCCAATGAAGAAGCAGTAAATGATTATCTTCAATGCCTGGAAGCATTACATCCCTATGTGGATTATTTTGTGGTCAATGTTAGTTCACCAAACACTCCAAATTTGAGGGACCTTCAGGAAAAAGAACCTCTTAAAAAATTGCTGTTGGCCATCAAGGAAAAAAATGACCAGATGCCTCATCCCAAACCGGTGTTGCTTAAAATCGCACCCGACCTTACCGAAGGACAACTGGATGATATAATAGAGATAGTTCAGGAAAGCAAAATAGATGGTGTAATTGCCACTAACACCACTATTGACCGGTCAAAACTAGAAACTCCAAAAGAACAGGTGGAATCAATTGGTTCAGGAGGGCTTAGTGGAAAAGTTTTGGCTGCAAGGAGTACAGAAGTGATTCGTTATTTGTCTGAAAAATCAGGTGGTTCCTTCCCGATTATAGGGGTGGGAGGGATATTTTCTGCTGAAGATGCCATTGAGAAACTCCAAGCTGGGGCCTCATTGGTACAGGTGTATTCCGGTATGATTTATGAAGGGCCTGGTTTGGTAAAAAAAATCAAAAAAGGACTCTTGAAATATTACCAATCCTGA